One window of the Polypterus senegalus isolate Bchr_013 chromosome 18, ASM1683550v1, whole genome shotgun sequence genome contains the following:
- the LOC120518982 gene encoding serine/threonine-protein kinase PAK 6 encodes MFRKKKKKRPEISAPMNFEHRVHTSYDRQKDKFVGLPLQWQSVIETLKRPKPVVNPSRITTVELKTKKSIVRGSTIALDNSLLDMISDFNKISVISSNSLRKTSPSARKRAQSLGRLGEIREEDRYQYEDLNMMSKCKDQSNWKDRVRDAKSESGSPHLNTKKNGLIARAKSTTDVPVSNLEDSSSSSRDISLHLNSQGINCLSDSGERRTDATKEDVARRAKQPKRTSPDKRPVSCFLMPVGPRAPGDYSDSSVPSTPESAPRERVLHRTVSGPPRPLSSYDMKVNNAPRHGQTFLPNGSSSPLIADARVHQTAKNGSSFTRGMSVSLPYRNTRTNDSVVEDGPPKIRLSPMGSPDIRLAPGCSPSMTFKKNGPSRPKSPVQNPPNVSHEHFKAALKMVVDKGDPRTYLKDFVKIGEGSTGIVCIAQEVHSGRQVAVKMMHLQKQQRRELLFNEVVIMRDYHHKNVVEMYKSHLVDEELWVVMEYLKGGALTNIVSETRLNEEQIATVCEAVLQSLSYLHSHGVIHRDIKSDSILLTPDGRIKLSDFGFCAQICKDVPKRTSLVGTPYWMAPEVIAKAPYGTEVDIWSLGIMVVEMVDGEPPYFSETPVQAMKRLRDQPAPTVRNIQKLSPILKDFLDRMLTRDPLERATATELLEHPFILQSGTQQCLVPLIEQYRKRMSTC; translated from the exons ATGTTTcgtaagaaaaagaagaagcgaCCTGAGATCTCAGCACCTATGAACTTTGAACACAGAGTCCACACTTCCTATGACCGCCAGAAGGACAAATTTGTTGGACTTCCCCTACAATGGCAGAGCGTCATCGAGACACTGAAGAGGCCCAAGCCAGTGGTGAATCCCTCACGTATCACCACAGTGGAGCTCAAGACAAAGAAG AGTATTGTGAGGGGAAGCACCATTGCTCTGGACAACAGTCTGCTAGATATGATTTCTGATTTTAATAAGATTTCAGTCATCAGCTCTAACTCTTTACGAAAGACAAGCCCATCTGCAAGGAAGAGGGCCCAGTCTTTGGGGCGACTTGGGGAGATCAGGGAAGAAGACAGGTATCAGTATGAAGACCTGAACATGATGTCGAAATGCAAAGACCAGAGCAATTGGAAGGATCGCGTCCGAGATGCCAAAAGTGAGAGTGGAAGCCCACACCTTAACACCAAAAAGAATGGCCTAATTGCAAGGGCCAAGTCTACTACTGATGTGCCAGTGTCCAATTTAGAAGACTCGAGCTCTTCTAGTAGAGACATCAGTCTTCATCTGAACTCTCAAGGCATAAATTGTCTGTCAGATTCTGGAGAAAGGAGGACCGATGCAACAAAAGAGGATGTGGCAAGGAGGGCCAAGCAGCCTAAGAGGACTTCTCCTGACAAGAGACCCGTCTCTTGTTTTCTGATGCCTGTGGGCCCTCGAGCTCCAGGTGATTACAGTGATAGCTCTGTCCCCAGTACTCCTGAGTCTGCTCCTAGGGAGAGAGTTCTGCACAGAACAGTGAGTGGCCCGCCAAGACCCTTGTCATCATATGACATGAAG GTCAATAATGCTCCCAGGCATGGCCAAACTTTCCTGCCTAACGGCAGCAGTAGTCCTCTCATTGCTGATGCCCGAGTTCACCAAACAGCTAAAAATGGATCCAGTTTTACCAGAGGGATGTCTGTCAGCCTGCCATATAGGAATACAAGAACTAATGACTCTGTGGTGGAGGATGGGCCACCAAAGATCAGACTGTCCCCGATGGGATCTCCAGACATCCGGCTGGCTCCAGGTTGTTCTCCCAGTATGACATTCAAAAAGAATGGTCCTTCTAGACCAAAGTCCCCTGTGCAGAACCCACCTAATGTGAGTCATGAGCATTTTAAAGCCGCTCTCAAGATGGTGGTGGACAAGGGAGACCCCAGAACCTACTTGAAGGACTTTGTCAAGATTGGAGAAGGCTCCACTGGGATTGTTTGTATTGCCCAGGAGGTGCATAGTGGGAGGCAGGTGGCAGTGAAAATGATGCATCTACAGAAGCAGCAGCGGCGGGAGCTGCTCTTCAATGAG GTCGTTATAATGAGGGACTACCATCATAAAAATGTAGTGGAGATGTACAAAAGTCATCTGGTTGATGAAGAGCTCTGGGTGGTTATGGAGTACCTGAAGGGTGGCGCTCTCACAAATATTGTATCTGAAACAAG GCTGAACGAGGAGCAGATCGCCACTGTCTGTGAGGCAGTGCTGCAGTCTCTCTCCTACCTCCATTCTCACGGGGTGATACACAGGGACATTAAGAGTGACTCCATTCTTCTCACGCCTGATGGCCGG ATAAAACTATCAGACTTTGGTTTCTGTGCGCAGATCTGCAAGGATGTACCAAAGAGGACATCACTTGTAGGGACACCATATTGGATGGCCCCAGAAGTTATCGCTAAAGCACCTTATGGAACAGAG GTGGACATTTGGTCACTGGGGATCATGGTTGTGGAGATGGTGGACGGAGAGCCTCCGTATTTCAGTGAAACGCCAGTACAGGCCATGAAAAGGCTAAGAGACCAGCCGGCACCAACAGTTAGAAACATACAAAAG CTCTCTCCCATTCTGAAAGACTTCTTGGACCGGATGCTTACCCGGGATCCACTGGAGAGGGCGACTGCCACCGAGCTCTTGGAACACCCTTTCATCCTCCAGAGTGGGACTCAGCAGTGCCTCGTGCCCCTGATCGAGCAGTACCGCAAGCGCATGTCCACCTGCTGA